A genome region from Panicum virgatum strain AP13 chromosome 4K, P.virgatum_v5, whole genome shotgun sequence includes the following:
- the LOC120702097 gene encoding protein FAR1-RELATED SEQUENCE 5-like, producing MDLNEFPPGFDYDFLDESIANPSYCTQAPLCDASLRGSEHNNASNDLYNQNNSDNQNANTCSLNNPEDDAAPDQLVLDVTEEVEEDICYTRLSGVTRELNKVQFVCNREGHGRKPKEYQAAAESDDSNFDDDCEPNDGNDNAEKKKKLDGGTKRKREKMLHTDCKARMVVKLITDKWHVIFFAPDHNHDLVQKPSLKKFLRSHKGIPKPEKDFIALLHGCNLSSGRIMQLMNEFYGSAQLVPYEGKDVSNFRSKIRRIEKYKDMQETLDYFKELEQQDAEFFYKIKLDTAHKVECLFWVDGAARHAYIESYSDLVSFDATYMTNMYDMPFAPFIGINRHGQSFMLGCAFIRDEKIPSYVWLFETFLEAMQGKAPVIIITDQDAAMRCAIAQIFPNTNHRNCRWHIMDKFSSTIGPILAADEELEEDFKECLNYTVTPDEFESKWSVMVSKYSLQNNEHFQRHYAIRSSFVPAYYMHCVYPFLQSTQRSKGFNSVLKKYVNPNMSVLYFVRQYQKIQDKCLVAQDGQDFRTDDRERRRWSKYPIEKHASVVYTKNLFYRFSKEFEKTAEYEGQFQYLFEPNNKFVYGYGKRTYIVTAVVEEESYYCECSKFDRDGMLCCHIMKILTRLGVKTIPQRYILKRWTQEAIPENENTDPSAHVPADFIARGMPLNNKKTLWFTNLSTAFASLAIEGYASKETYTIMDGHIKMMRAEIDEIKQRKKNNARKVRGSKRAPSVCVYGDDNTANMTIIASADAQSVPGPIVQNILSEHDTNVNENTASTGVDDAALVGITNDVDGASALMASVGNPPRSKVKGRKKEKRFKKGMNVESKRKNK from the exons ATGGATTTGAATGAGTTCCCCCCAGGATTTGATTATGATTTTCTAGATGAAAGCATTGCAAATCCTTCCTACTGTACCCAGGCACCCTTATGTGATGCGAGTTTGCGGGGCAGTGAGCATAACAATGCTAGCAATGATCTTTACAACCAGAATAACAGCGACAATCAAAATGCTAACACTTGTTCTCTTAACAACCCAGAAGATGATGCTGCTCCTGATCAACTCGTGTTGGATGTTAcagaagaagtggaggaggataTTTG CTATACACGCTTATCAGGTGTGACAAGAGAGCTGAACAAGGTGCAGTTTGTTTGCAACAGAGAAGGGCATGGGAGGAAACCAAAAGAGTATCAGGCAGCTGCTGAGTCTGATGATAGCAATTTTGATGATGATTGTGAACCTAATGATGGCAATGACAAtgcagaaaagaagaagaagctggacggtggtacaaagagaaagagggagaAGATGTTACATACAGACTGCAAAGCTAGGATGGTTGTCAAGTTAATTACTGATAAGTGGCATGTAATTTTCTTTGCACCAGATCACAATCATGATCTTGTTCAGAAACCATCACTCAAAAAGTTCCTAAGATCTCACAAGGGGATACCTAAACCGGAGAAAGATTTCATTGCATTGCTCCATGGATGCAACTTAAGTTCTGGTCGGATAATGCAACTAATGAATGAGTTCTATGGTTCTGCGCAGCTAGTTCCATATGAGGGAAAAGATGTTAGCAACTTCCGTTCCAAGATTCGAAGAATAGAAAAATACAAAGATATGCAAGAAACCTTGGATTACTTTAAGGAACTGGAGCAGCAGGATGCTGAATTCTTCTACAAAATCAAGCTGGACACTGCCCATAAGGTTGAGTGCCTTTTTTGGGTTGATGGTGCTGCAAGGCATGCCTACATTGAGTCATACAGCGATTTGGTTTCTTTTGATGCTACCTACATGACAAACATGTATGATATGCCCTTTGCTCCATTTATTGGGATAAATAGGCACGGGCAATCGTTCATGTTGGGGTGTGCATTCATAAGAGATGAGAAAATACCTAGCTATGTGTGGCTGTTTGAAACATTCTTAGAAGCAATGCAAGGGAAAGCCCCTGTGATCATTATAACAGATCAGGATGCAGCAATGAGGTGTGCGATCGCGCAGATATTCCCCAATACAAATCATAGGAATTGTCGGTGGCATATAATGGACAAATTTTCTAGTACAATAGGCCCTATCCTAGCTGCGGATGAGGAGCTAGAAGAAGACTTCAAGGAATGCTTGAACTACACAGTTACTCCAGATGAATTTGAATCTAAATGGTCAGTAATGGTGAGCAAGTATAGTTTACAAAACAATGAGCATTTCCAGCGCCATTATGCAATACGTAGCAGTTTTGTACCAGCTTACTACATGCACTGCGTTTACCCATTCTTGCAATCAACTCAAAGGAGCAAAGGGTTCAATTCAGTGCTGAAGAAGTATGTAAATCCAAACATGTCGGTTCTGTACTTTGTTAGACAGTACCAAAAGATTCAGGACAAGTGCTTGGTTGCGCAGGATGGGCAAGACTTCAGGACTGATGATAGGGAGAGGAGACGGTGGTCTAAATACCCTATTGAGAAACATGCATCTGTTGTGTACACTAAGAACCTGTTCTATAGATTTTCAAAAGAAtttgagaaaaccgctgagTATGAGGGTCAGTTTCAGTATTTGTTCGAGCCTAACAACAAATTTGTCTATGGCTATGGCAAGAGGACATATATCGTGACAGCTGTGGTGGAGGAAGAAAGCTACTACTGTGAGTGCAGCAAGTTTGATAGAGATGGGATGCTTTGTTGCCATATAATGAAGATTTTGACAAGATTAGGTGTGAAGACTATACCTCAGCGGTACATATTGAAAAGGTGGACACAAGAAGCGATTCCGGAAAATGAGAACACTGATCCTAGTGCACATGTGCCTGCTGATTTCATAGCCCGTGGGATGCCCCTGAACAACAAAAAGACCTTGTGGTTCACCAATCTGTCTACAGCTTTCGCTAGTTTGGCGATTGAGGGCTATGCTTCAAAAGAGACCTACACTATTATGGACGGGCATATAAAGATGATGAGGGCTGAAATAGATGAAATCAAGCAGAGGAAGAAAAACAATGCCCGGAAGGTGCGGGGCAGCAAACGTGCACCATCTGTCTGTGTTTATGGGGATGATAATACAGCTAATATGACTATTATTGCTTCAGCTGATGCACAATCTGTACCTGGTCCTATAGTGCAGAATATTTTATCAGAACATGATACTAATGTAAATGAGAATACTGCTTCAACAG gagttgatgATGCTGCCCTTGTTGGCATCACCAATGATGTGGATGGTGCTAGTGCATTGATGGCAAGTGTTGGGAACCCTCCAAGATCGAAAGTCAAGGGCCGCAAGAAAGAGAAAAGGTTCAAAAAAGGGATGAATGTagaatcaaaaagaaaaaacaagtgA